A window from Hemicordylus capensis ecotype Gifberg chromosome 2, rHemCap1.1.pri, whole genome shotgun sequence encodes these proteins:
- the LOC128342586 gene encoding zinc finger MYM-type protein 1-like: MNKRRYPSGDAKEKPASSCNEVLEKQQRTVEFWLDNRSVPATASTSGIETTCEVKEEPLEATVSSSRVELACEAAINRPTSTDDRICLPAGLDIDLKVHIKTEIEDDTVGLDLKHPGEISPHLQLTHDPGTWPSEINDKTRCFLIGKGPHQDLEKDYSSYKDAHGRQFNASWFHKVLANGEKILRSWLIFSERKRALFCFACLLFTDKSKPLAAFADLDKGFTNWKHLSTAIPSHETSSLHMTCMVKWTEVSYKLKSGATESQLQAQMNDDTMKWCTVLERLLKIILFLCERNLSLWGEVKRFGEPRNGNFLGYVEFISKYDPVLERYVNYVKESPTRMDSHFSSNIQNEFIATLAETVKTTIVAEIKKSKYFSVMIDCMPDFSPTEQTSKIIRYVKLVGDNWTVEESFLGFYDCKGKNGESLAEDLEAELKQEGLIWDNCRGQCYDNASDVVEFNGVQSRILAKYGSSYYVPCFVYSLNLTGVHAASLIPQFPTYFGTLQRLFELFSISNYCWDIMRKNLKISMRQDSSARWSAKMRVVRAVSMQLPEILNTLTAIMNDTHMPPESVYQAASIKQQMSKRSFIVISSVWCQILKEIDRVDVKLRSKKITLTAACGLLKTLIDTVHGMRCKKKFEAILKCAKEKARKVEVAAESLEETKKRKRVMFFEENSDDEADTLFEEDTFSIDTFYRTVDNIVSELERRFNAMQDIEEKFSVLTMETLERVSKAECFQKCMVLSQMYPQDLCAISLSEELLSFKHFIKTVCPEATDPLGILNVIAKHNLRDMFPNIDSALRIFQTLPVSVSSCVPYFRKRRQIKNYLRATMTEERLSSLAILSIESKLAKEISFNAVIEEFAAKNDRRLPIH, translated from the exons ATGAACAAACGCAGATACCCAAGTGGGGATGCAAAAGAGAAACCAGCCAGCTCTTGCAATGAGGTGCTTGAAAAGCAACAGAGAACTGTGGAGTTCTGGCTGGACAACAGATCTGTACCAGCTACTGCTTCTACATCAGGAATTGAGACAACTTGTGAAGTAAAGGAAGAGCCTTTGGAAGCTACTGTTTCTTCATCACGAGTTGAGTTGGCTTGTGAAGCAGCGATAAACAGGCCTACAAGTACTGATGATAGAATTTGTTTGCCTGCTGGCCTTGACATAGATCTAAAGGTACACATAAAGACTGAAATCGAAGATGACACTGTAGGCCTAGATCTGAAACACCCAGGGGAAATATCTCCACATCTGCAattgacacatgatcctggcacttGGCCTTCTGAGATAAATGACAAAACTAGGTGTTTTTTGATAGGAAAAGGTCCTCATCAGGATCTAGAGAAAGATTATTCCTCCTATAAAGATGCACATGGCAGACAATTCAATGCGAGTTGGTTTCACAAAGTGCTTGCAAATGGTGAGAAGATACTTAGAAGCTGGTTGATCTTCAGTGAAAGGAAGCgggctctgttttgttttgcttgcctctTATTCACGGATAAATCCAAACCTCTGGCTGCTTTTGCAGATCTTGACAAGGGTTTTACCAACTGGAAACATTTGAGTACAGCAATTCCCAGTCATGAAACGTCCAGCTTGCACATGACTTGCATGGTAAAATGGACAGAGGTGTCTTACAAGTTAAAATCAGGTGCCACTGAAAGTCAGTTGCAAGCTCAGATGAACGACGACACCATGAAATGGTGCACAGTCCTGGAAAGGCTGCTAAAAATTATTTTGTTCTTGTGTGAAAGGAACCTTTCCCTGTGGGGAGAAGTGAAAAGGTTTGGCGAGCCTCGCAATGGTAACTTTTTAGGATATGTGGAGTTTATAAGTAAATATGATCCTGTTTTGGAGCGATATGTTAATTACGTAAAGGAGTCTCCAACCAGGATGGACTCACACTTTTCAAGCAACATCCAAAATGAATTTATAGCTACTTTAGCAGAGACAGTGAAAACCACCATAgtggctgaaattaaaaaaagCAAATACTTTTCAGTGATGATTGATTGCATGCCTGATTTTTCTCCCACAGAGCAAACCAGCAAAATCATCAGGTATGTGAAATTGGTAGGTGATAACTGGACAGTTGAGGAGTCATTTTTAGGCTTTTATGACTGCAAGGGCAAAAATGGAGAGAGCCTGGCAGAGGATTTAGAAGCTGAATTAAAACAGGAAGGACTAATATGGGATAACTGCCGAGGTCAGTGCTATGACAATGCATCAGATGTGGTGGAATTTAATGGAGTTCAATCAAGAATTTTGGCTAAATATGGATCATCGTATTATGTCCCTTGCTTTGTATACAGTTTAAATCTCACAGGAGTTCACGCGGCATCACTCATTCCACAATTTCCCACATATTTTGGCACTTTGCAGCGActttttgaattgttttcaaTCTCAAATTATTGTTGGGATATCATGAGAAAAAATCTGAAAATTTCTATGAGGCAAGACAGCTCAGCACGGTGGTCAGCAAAAATGAGAGTTGTAAGAGCTGTCTCCATGCAGTTGCCTGAAATCCTCAACACGCTCACTGCCATCATGAATGACACACACATGCCTCCTGAGTCAGTGTATCAGGCAGCATCGATAAAGCAGCAGATGTCAAAGCGCTCATTCATAGTCATCAGCTCGGTGTGGTGccagattttaaaagaaatagaCCGAGTGGATGTAAAGCTGCGCTCCAAGAAAATCACTTTAACAGCTGCATGCGGTCTTCTTAAAACGTTAATTGATACTGTGCACGGCATgagatgtaaaaaaaaatttgaaGCGATACTGAAATGTGCCAAAGAAAAAGCCAGAAAGGTTGAAGTGGCCGCTGAAAGCCTTgaagaaacaaagaaaagaaaacgcGTAATGTTTTTTGAGGAAAATTCAGATGATGAGGCCGATACTTTATTTGAAGAGGACACATTCTCTATTGACACCTTTTACAGAACGGTGGATAACATTGTCAGCGAACTGGAACGCCGTTTTAACGCTATGCAAGACATTGAGGAGAAGTTTTCAGTGTTAACCATGGAGACTCTAGAAAGGGTGAGCAAGGCAGAGTGTTTTCAGAAGTGCATGGTCCTTTCTCAAATGTACCCACAGGATCTATGTGCCATATCTCTCTCTGAAGAGCTTCTTAGCTTTAAACATTTCATTAAGACCGTCTGTCCAGAGGCAACAGACCCATTGGGTATCCTGAATGTCATTGCCAAACATAATTTGAGAGATATGTTTCCTAATATCGACAGTGCTCTGCGCATTTTCCAGACGCTTCCTGTATCAGTGTCTTCGTGTGTGCCATATTTTCGTAAACGGAGGCAAATAAAGAATTACCTGAGAGCAACTATGACTGAAGAGAGATTGAGCAGTCTGGCCATCCTATCCATAGAAAGCAAACTAGCAAAGGAAATAAGCTTCAATGCTGTTATTGAGGAATTTGCTGCGAAAAATGACAGAAGACTCCCCATTCATT ag